The genomic stretch GCCCCACACGCCGACACGCGCTCGATCCAGAAACCAGCGGTCGTCCTGATAGACGCGCAGATCGGTGATGTGACTCCTTCCGAGCACCAGGGTGGCGCGGGTACCTCCCCGCAACCTGCTGACCGCCGCTCCCTCCAGGATGCTGGACTCTCGCCGACCAAGCATGTGCAGCATGGGGCGTGGACGTTTGAGCAGCGCTATGCGCGGCTTGATCCCAACGATCCGACGGATGCACTGGCGTAGACGCTCCTCGCCTATGTTGCCTGCTTCGCGCCGGGGGAGCCGGTGCCGCGCTGGTTAATGTACTCAAGGCTCAAGGGCAAGACACAGCCGCGCAGTACCACGCTGACGACCAGGACCGGGCGCGGCCTGCCACCCGCATGCTGTCGGGCGTTGCGACACTCCAGGTGCTCCGTTCAGGTGTCCCGGACATTCGCGGCCTGCCGATCCACCTGGCCCCCGGCTGTCAGGTCTTGGCGCTCGCGCAGGGTTTGGTGCTCGGCCATGCGTCTGCGCCGGGCATCGCGGATGCTGCCCTGCATTGGCTATGCGACAGACATCTAGACGAGTCGGGCAATCAGCGCGATCTTGATACCCAGGCGGCAGGAGCGTGCTCTTGGGGGGGGAGGTGAAACGGCATACGCTGCGGCTCAATGGGATGCTCCAGTTGAGCCGCAGCCGTCATCGAGGCAGGCGTGCGCCGGATTCAGGCCATATCGCAGGCTATGTCCATGACCCGAATCGGGCACATCCGTACCATCGGCTATCCGCGAGTCCGCGTCATGGATAGACCTCGAACTCGTTGACACGAACGTACTGTGGTTGGTTCGATGGTCCACGGCGACCAAGGATACGCACCAGCCGTGCCGTTGTCGGCGCAAAGGTATGTGTCACCGTGAGGGCGGTATTCCCGGTTCTAGAGTCGACCGTGACCCAGGTGCTGCCGTCCCACACCTGAATATCGTAATCCTGGATGGGATATCCTGAGCTTGTGTACATGACCACCCTCGAGAACGTCTTGGTCGTTCCGAAGTCGAGCTGCACCCACTGTGGGAGGTAGCCGTCGGGAGCGTACCTATCCGCATTAACCCAGCTATACGCGCCGCCCACCGTGGTCGTTCTTGACCCATCGTTGACCCGTGATGGAGCGTATCCATCGTAGGGATAGGTCGAAGATGCGGCAGCAATCGCCGAGCGCGCGAGGTTCTCATCGCCGCTACCACCCTCCCCGCCGACGCTACATACCATCCAGTCGACGGTCCCGGTGCCATACTGGATAAACGTGGACTCCTCGAATCCAACAACCGCAGCGCCCATGTCGTCGTATCTCTTCTCAATGATCGCTTTCACGCCGGCGGTGGCATCGATCTTCTGCAAGATCGTCGCGCTCAGACCCAGCGAGATCTCGACTTTCGGCCCACCATCGATTTCAACCCACTTGTAGGCCCAGTAGTTGCCCCACGTTGCCCGGTCCCAGGTGGTGATGAAGAGATCGGTCGTATACCAGTTGCGAATGGTCCTGCGCTTGATCTTGCCAAAATACGCATTCTTGAGCTCTGCCCCTCCGTTGCCGACGATGACAAGCCGTGGCTCCAGCTTGCCAGCCGTCCAATGTTCGACGGAGGAGGGACTTGGAACCTTGAATTTCTGGAGGTATTCCATCCCCTTGTTATTCCTAATTCCCGTCGGATTGCATGCGATGGCCTGGGTAGACGCTTGCGTGATGGACATCGTCGATGATGCCGTGCGCATCTCGTCCCGGTCCGTGTCGCTCGCCTGCGCATACGGGGTATCCGGATCGATACGCTCATTCACGGATAGCACCCAGACCTCATAGGTTTCTGTATAGGTTTCGTCGACCGGATCGGTCTTGGGACGAAGATTGCCCGTTGAGTCCACCTGATAGGCGGTCAGGTGCGTCTTGCTCAGATCCGTTTCATAGACGACCATCGACACGCCGGTGCTATCTGGGGCCACCTCCCCGAAGTTGGGAATGTAGATCTGCGGGTAATAGACGCTCCCGTTGACATCTTGGAACTGCGCAACTTGGGCTTTGAACGATTGCCAGTCTGGCGCGTTCGGGTCGACGATGCCTGCCTGTTCTGCTTCCTGGATGACCGTGCTGAGCAAGATATTGTCATCACCGTCGAACCTTCTCGCGATGCCGTTGTAGACCAGGTTGCGGAACTGGAGGTTCTGCGCATACGTGAGCACCGGCTGCATCGTCTGCTGGAGGCGGGCTTTGAGCAAGACATCGTCGGAGAGCGCATACTTCTGGTGGAGATAGCTGTTTGTTCTATTCCTGTCTGCCTCGATCAGGGCCGTTGGGTAGATCAGGATTTCGGCGATATCCCCGGTCATGAAGGACGACGAGTAGTAGGCACCGATTTGCGCCAGGGTCCAGGGACCGGACGTCGTCAACGTGTGCGAGGAGATCAGGCTCCCATCTCGATAGAAGGTGAGCGTAGCACCGTCGTAACGAACCATGAGAGCATGGTACACACGGGTATTGCCGATGGAACTCCTCGTTGTCGGCAGGTTATTGCCGCTGCCCACAACCAGCACCTGGCTGCCATTTTCCCAGCGGAGCTGGTTGTTTGGTGAAGAACCGCCCGGACCCAGGATCATACTGTATGTTTCGGTAGACTTGCTGTTCTTTCCAACAATGAAAATCGTGAAGGTTCGAGGGCTGACCGGAGTACTCAGCGTGAGCGACTGTGCGCCGTTGAAGCGGAGCACAGGCAGGTTATTGAGCGTATTCTCGATCAGGGCCGGCTGTCGCGACGTCGTGGTCATAGAGGCGTGATTTCCCGCGCCGCTCTGATCAGCCCAGGCTGATACCTTGCCAGCGCTGGCGGTTACGCCTGCGTCCGCTCGTAACCAGAGTTGCGCGCCGGGGGTCGGAGGAGCGATGACCTGAGGAGATTGCGACATTGATGAGGCCGCCTGCATCGGTTGGGCGGTTGGCACCATCGTGATCCCGGTGATCAGGGCCAAAAGCATCAGCACAGTCCGAGCGAGGGGGGGCAGCATGAAGGCAGTCTTTTTCATGGCGTTTGTCATCCTGTTTCTCATGATGTAGAACGATCCAGAGAGAACACAGCACCATACGG from Herpetosiphonaceae bacterium encodes the following:
- a CDS encoding discoidin domain-containing protein, which produces MTNAMKKTAFMLPPLARTVLMLLALITGITMVPTAQPMQAASSMSQSPQVIAPPTPGAQLWLRADAGVTASAGKVSAWADQSGAGNHASMTTTSRQPALIENTLNNLPVLRFNGAQSLTLSTPVSPRTFTIFIVGKNSKSTETYSMILGPGGSSPNNQLRWENGSQVLVVGSGNNLPTTRSSIGNTRVYHALMVRYDGATLTFYRDGSLISSHTLTTSGPWTLAQIGAYYSSSFMTGDIAEILIYPTALIEADRNRTNSYLHQKYALSDDVLLKARLQQTMQPVLTYAQNLQFRNLVYNGIARRFDGDDNILLSTVIQEAEQAGIVDPNAPDWQSFKAQVAQFQDVNGSVYYPQIYIPNFGEVAPDSTGVSMVVYETDLSKTHLTAYQVDSTGNLRPKTDPVDETYTETYEVWVLSVNERIDPDTPYAQASDTDRDEMRTASSTMSITQASTQAIACNPTGIRNNKGMEYLQKFKVPSPSSVEHWTAGKLEPRLVIVGNGGAELKNAYFGKIKRRTIRNWYTTDLFITTWDRATWGNYWAYKWVEIDGGPKVEISLGLSATILQKIDATAGVKAIIEKRYDDMGAAVVGFEESTFIQYGTGTVDWMVCSVGGEGGSGDENLARSAIAAASSTYPYDGYAPSRVNDGSRTTTVGGAYSWVNADRYAPDGYLPQWVQLDFGTTKTFSRVVMYTSSGYPIQDYDIQVWDGSTWVTVDSRTGNTALTVTHTFAPTTARLVRILGRRGPSNQPQYVRVNEFEVYP